A single Cyprinus carpio isolate SPL01 chromosome A6, ASM1834038v1, whole genome shotgun sequence DNA region contains:
- the LOC109053139 gene encoding cdc42 effector protein 1-like, which yields MNLGKLVGLKGLVSHSSGKRRFKGDLTPDMISPPLGDFRHTMHVGRGGDVFGDTSFLSNHGGAGNNADGDSCTSEKNEGFFSRTLRHVRRTPERPRGSSKDLSPPPPPISPIIKNAISLPRLDVDSPNGCPVKVLFPSSPKTPENSTYLYGLESGFVTLPRLSRTERPAQGSSPSACLPEIHRGSLTDTGIPSFPCSDSISPSDSMNSFTLDLGPSLMSEVFAMIDSPVCEKADPISEKTQSTDDNSEVDSDATTSLVDSLLREDDDGRTRLYGGEWKHSDFVNSESPKKSMLGDWMRSMSIEDHGMKPESFQRAADVLARHYGSGGLRNTNTNNSHRRGPYSYPEEEEEIKV from the exons ATGAACTTGGGTAAGCTTGTCGGCCTGAAGGGCCTGGTTTCCCACTCCTCAGGAAAGCGTCGATTTAAAGGTGACCTCACCCCAGACATGATCAGCCCCCCATTGGGCGACTTCCGCCACACCATGCATGTGGGCCGTGGAGGGGATGTGTTTGGGGACACCTCGTTCCTCAGCAACCATGGTGGAGCAGGAAATAACGCAGATGGAGACTCTTGCACTTCAGAGAAGAATGAGGGATTCTTCTCTCGCACACTTCGCCATGTCCGCAGGACCCCCGAAAGGCCCCGCGGCAGCTCCAAGGACCTTTCACCCCCACCTCCACCCATTTCTCCAATCATAAAGAATGCCATTTCCCTCCCCCGGCTGGACGTGGACTCACCCAACGGCTGTCCTGTGAAAGTGCTTTTccctagttcacccaaaacaccAGAGAACTCCACATACTTGTACG GTTTGGAGTCTGGCTTTGTAACCTTGCCGAGACTGTCCCGCACTGAGCGTCCAGCCCAGGGCAGTTCTCCCTCAGCCTGCCTGCCTGAAATCCACAGAGGCTCACTCACGGACACGGGTATCCCGTCCTTCCCCTGTTCAGACTCCATCAGTCCTTCTGACTCCATGAACTCCTTCACTCTTGACCTGGGCCCTTCCCTCATGTCTGAAGTCTTTGCCATGATTGACAGCCCTGTGTGTGAGAAGGCTGATCCCATCAGTGAAAAAACACAGTCCACCGATGATAACTCTGAGGTGGACTCAGACGCAACCACATCTTTGGTGGACTCTCTCCTGAGAGAAGATGATGACGGTAGGACACGGTTATATGGAGGAGAGTGGAAGCATTCAGACTTTGTAAATAGTGAGTCACCCAAAAAATCCATGCTGGGGGATTGGATGCGCTCCATGTCCATTGAGGATCACGGCATGAAGCCAGAGAGTTTCCAGAGGGCTGCTGATGTGCTGGCACGTCATTATGGGAGTGGAGGACTCAGGAATACAAACACCAACAACTCTCATAGGAGAGGACCATACAGCTATcctgaagaagaggaagaaatcAAAGTCTAA